A part of Vigna radiata var. radiata cultivar VC1973A unplaced genomic scaffold, Vradiata_ver6 scaffold_137, whole genome shotgun sequence genomic DNA contains:
- the LOC106753554 gene encoding putative kinase-like protein TMKL1 — protein MLILVLGLVSATLLVIVAGYVLYCKKRVSRYESKDIESSEHKEEEVSQKEDLMIFQGGEDLTICDILDAPGEVIGKSNYGTLYKALLQRSNKVRLLRFLRPVCTARGEELDEMIQFLGRIRHPNLVPLLGFYTGPRGEKLLVHPFYRHGNLTQFIRDGNGECYKWSNICRISIGIVKGLEHLHTSQEKPIIHGNLKSKNILLDRSYQPYISDSGLHLLLNPTAGQEMLESSAAQGYKAPELIKMKDATEESDIYSLGVILLELLSGKEPINEHPTPDEDFYLPNFMRNAVLGHRIADLYHPAILLRNSREDSVPVTEEFILKVFQLAMACCSPSPSVRPNIKQVLKKLEEIMF, from the exons ATGTTGATACTGGTTCTTGGACTAGTTTCAGCTACTTTGTTAGTGATTGTTGCAGGTTATGTGTTGTATTGCAAGAAAAGAGTATCAAGGTATGAGAGTAAGGACATTGAAAGCTCGGAACACAAGGAGGAGGAGGTGTCTCAGAAGGAGGATTTGATGATCTTTCAAGGTGGGGAGGACCTTACAATATGTGACATATTGGATGCTCCAGGGGAAGTGATTGGAAAATCCAACTATGGAACACTGTATAAGGCCTTGCTGCAGAGGAGCAACAAGGTGAGGCTGCTCAGGTTTCTGAGGCCAGTGTGCACTGCAAGAGGTGAAGAATTGGATGAGATGATTCAATTTCTTGGAAGGATAAGGCATCCTAACTTGGTTCCACTTCTGGGGTTTTACACTGGGCCAAGGGGTGAGAAGCTTCTTGTTCATCCCTTCTATAGACATGGGAATCTTACTCAATTCATAAGAG ATGGAAATGGAGAATGTTACAAATGGTCAAACATATGCAGAATATCCATTGGTATAGTGAAAGGATTGGAGCATCTTCACACATCACAGGAGAAGCCTATTATCCACGGAAACCTCAAGTCTAAGAACATCCTTTTGGACCGCTCCTACCAGCCCTACATCTCAGATTCTGGCCTACATCTTCTGCTGAATCCTACTGCTGGACAAGAAATGCTTGAAAGTTCAGCAGCACAGGGTTACAAGGCACCTGAGCTCATAAAAATGAAGGATGCTACTGAAGAGAGTGATATATATAGCCTTGGTGTGATCTTGCTGGAACTGCTTTCAGGAAAGGAACCTATCAATGAGCATCCTACTCCTGATGAGGATTTCTATTTGCCAAATTTCATGAGAAATGCAGTCCTTGGACACAGAATTGCTGATCTATACCACCCTGCCATTCTTCTCAGAAACAGCAGAGAGGATAGTGTTCCAGTCACAGAAGAATTCATCCTCAAAGTTTTTCAACTTGCTATGGCTTGTTGCTCCCCTTCACCCTCAGTTAGACCTAACATAAAGCAAGTCCTcaagaaacttgaagaaattATGTTCTAA